The nucleotide window TTCATGGGTTCTTAATGGCGGTCTGAGTTCAAAGCGCACGAAGATGATTGCGGCCGAAGATGCTCCAAAAATTGGATCACGTCTTGAACGTTACTCTATGAGTGGCAAGGCATCACGGCTAGTTGCTGGAGTAGGCGCTAAAATTGCTGATTCTAAGGCAGGTACGTTATTACGTGGATCAAAGGTAGGATCCTTACTCAAGGGGACAAAGGCTCTAGGATCTAAAATTCCGTATTTAGATGTGGCATTGGCCGGTACTTCGTTGATTGGCATGAATAAGAAAAATGCCGGTGGGAAGATTGGTAACTTCGGTGGATCTTTGGCAGGAATGGAAGGCGGTGCCGCCGTTGGCGCTTCCTTAGGATCATTCCTGCCTGGACCAGGTAATGTAATTGGCGGAGTAATTGGCGGCACAGTTGGCGGCATTGGTGGATCCAAGATTGGAAAGTTTATCGGTAAGAGTGTGCAAGGTGCACTTCCGGGAGTTAAACGAACTCTTTCACGAATGTTTGGCAGACTAGGCAAGTGGGTGGGCAGCAAGCTAGGAACAGTATTTCGGGTTGGTGGAAAAATTGCCAAAGGTTCTGCCAAGTTGCTTGCCGCACCATTTGTGTTTGCCGTCGGACTTGGTACAAAGGCATTTAATAAATTAAAGAAACCTGTCAGTCGCGTGCTCGATTGGATTGGTAAACAGTGGAGTAATTTTTCTAAAAAAGTCGGAAAATACTGGAGTAAGATCACTGCACCGATTGGTCGGGCATGGTCAAAGGTGGCCACGAAAACTAAAAAAATATGGAATGGAATTTCTGACTGGCTTGGACAATATTTTTCGAAAACGGGAAAGTGGATTGGTCAGACATGGGACGGGATTGCTCATTTATTTAGTAAACCGCTGCATTTTATTAGCGATGAATTCCATTCTATTTTTAGTGGAATTAAAAGTTTTGTTGGTGGTATTTTTGATTGGATTTCAAAAAAAGTTGGTAGTTTACTCGGTGGACTGAAGAAGTTTGGTCAAGGCGTAGGTAAAGTAATTAAAGGTATAGCTTCGTGGGCAGGAGATGTTTATAACACTGGGGAAAGTACGTTGAGTGGAAAAGGTCATGCTGCCGGTGGCCCAATTCGCAATAATGGACTTGCCATGGTTAATGAAGCAGGGCGAGAAATTGCCTACAACTCTCATAAGGGAACCTGGCGTTTTCTTGGTAATGGACCAACTATCACAAAACTGATGGCAGGGGAACACGTCTTAAATGCACGGGACACCGCCAAGATTACTCACGGCGGATTGGGCACTGGTAAAGTTCTCCCTGGTTATGCCAAGGGGACCACGACGCTGGGTAAAGGCTCCAAGACCACGGTAAATGTGGCTGGTGTTAATGATGCCACGCTCAAAAACAACGAGTATAAAACCAAACGGTCCGCCGACAAGATTGGCGCCGATATTGCGAAGGGGTACTCCAAGGGAACCAAGGGCGCACAAAGCAAGCTGACCACGTTCGGTAAGAAATCAGGCCGGTCATTCCGCTCGATTACTTCAAATACCAACAAACAGACTGACCTGATCCGCAAGCAGACCATTGCCGATTTTGATGAACTACAGAAAAAGTCGGATAAACAAATCGTTCAAATGAAGAAGTCCATGGCCAAGACCATGAGTGATATTCACGCGGGCATGAATTCGGAAACGAAGGCCATGGTCAGCGATTTTGGTGACATCATGGGTAAACTTGCGGGATTAGCCCATAAGGCCATGAGTGGCGCTATTACGTCCCTTAACGGAGGTTTTAGCGGTATTGATTCGGCTCTTAGTCAGTTTGGCGGGAACAGCTCAGTTCTGAAACCGATTCACTATGCCGAAGGTTCTAAGGGACCAATCGACAGTGACCAGCTGGCTGTTCTGAACGATGCTACGTCGGGACCACGACAAGAATTAGTCGCCCGTGGTGGCCAGCTGTTAAAACCAATGGGTAATAACGTGGCCGTTCACTTGAAGAAGGGTGACGAGGTCTTCAATGGATCACAAGTTGACCGAGCGCGACCTTATCTCCCTCATTTCAAGAAAGGAACTGGGTCAAGCGACTCCAAGCTTCGTTCACTGGCGTCGGCCAATGCGGGTGCCCCTGACAAGGCGTTCAACACCGAGTTCACGGTCAACGTCAAGGCCAACGGTTCTACTCTGCAGAAGGGTGTCACGAACACTGCGAATGCTGGAGCAAAGACGGTTGGTGTCCCATGGGAAAATGCAATGTGGGGATATATCGAATCATTGATCAGTTCTGGTGGTGGCGTCGGTGGTGGCCCTGTATTGCATTCTCCTGGTGCCGGCTGGATGAAGACATCCGGATTTGGTAATCGTGGGGCTGTCGGCGGTGGATTTAGTTCTCATGATGGAAACGACTTCTCCGGTTCTAAGACAGTTCACGCCATGCAGGATGCGGTTGTTACTGGTGCTGGTGGGGCCCCAAGTGGTTGGGGCGGTGGTAATGGTATTGGGGAGTACATTTCTACCAAAGGTGGAAACCTCTCACTCATTTACCAAGAACTCAACGGCAAGAGCAACTCTGGTGCTACTTTACTGGTACACAAGGGTGATCACGTTAAACGTGGTCAAGAAATTGCCAAGTTAGGGCCGTCTGGTACTCACGTCCACGTTGGGGCATCGACTGAGGGGCTTTGGTCTCATGGTGGTGGCTCAACGCGTGGTTGGCTCGACGTTACGAAGCTTAATGGGAATTTCGGAAACAAGGAAGGCAAAGCTAAAAAGAACACCAAGATTAGTAAGGCGATGACCTCACTGGTTAAGTCTCAACTCGGCTCTACGGCCATCAAGTGGATCAAGAAGAACCTGCAAGAATCCGATGACGTTGGTAGCTTCGGTCTATCCGGAAGCATTGCCAGTCGGGCCCGCACCTTAGCAGCGGCCATCAAGAAGATTTATGGTTCAGCGACTAACGCCGGAATCGCTGCCGTGTTGGGTAACTGGGAATTTGAATCTGGTTTGAACCCTGGGGCCATTAACCCCGGTGGTGGTGCGTCCGGACTTGGTCAGTGGCTGGGTGGTCGTAAGTCCGCCCTGATCAGCTATGCCCGAAAGCATGGCGGTAATTGGAAGAACGCAGGCACTCAATTAGCCTTCGCCCTACATGGTGATGGTTCGGATAGTAACGTTCTGAAGAGTGTCCTACGCGGTTCCGGATCCATTGCGGCACTGGCCAATAAATTCTCTAGTCAATGGGAACGTGGTGGCTACAATGCACAACACGTTGCCGGGGCCCGGAAGATTGAGGCTGCACTGCATAATGACGGCGGCTGGTCTAAGTCAGGCAAGCTGAATGTCTTTGGTGAAAAGGATCGTGAAGTTGCAATTAACCCTAAAAAGGCTAGTGCCGATGGATTGATTCAAAGCGCCATTAAGGCCCGTGCCGGTGTTGACGGTAGTGGCTTGGCTGGGACACTTAGCCGGGCTATGTCTAACCGTCCAGCCGCTGAACGAATCCCACAGGCTAAGGCCAACGGGACTAGTAGTCGTAATGTGACGATCAAGATGACCAATAACATCACGGTTCAAGGCGGCGACGGGCAAAACGTTGATAAGCAAATTATCAGTGCAATGCAAACAGTAATTGGTAAGATTCGACGCGCAATTGGTACCGACCAAGGCGAAGGGAGCATGATTATCTAATGGTTAAAAAGGTGAAACTGGATATCACTCTGCAAAGGAACGTTTCAAGTATCGTTAAAGCAGAGCTTAACCGTTATATCAAGACTGGCCATAAGGCCGTTTCACCCCCGTTATTCATAACGCCACCGGCCGACCTAAGCGACAAGTCGTTGGATTCTCACGTTAAATCTTCAAGTCAGGCGGTGAAAACTGATGCATCTAAGATTGCGGCGGTCAAAAAAACGATCGCCGCCCAGAAAGGCATTATTGACAAGACCGACAACTATTTGAGTAAACAGAATGGTTATAAGACGCGAAAGGCCGCCTATGACCATGTGACTGGACAGATAACTGCCTTTGAGAAGAAATTGGCCAAGGCCAAAACCGCTAAGGATAAGAAATCTATTCAGGGCCAGATCGCCTCTAAGAAGAAGGACCAAAAGGCCGCTTTTTCGGATCTTCGCAAGGTTACTAGTTCTAAGACGTATCAGGCTCAGCTTACTAAGCAAAGTAAGGCCCGTTCCAAACTGAAGGGAACCAAAAACAAACTTGATAGCCTGAATCTTAAAAAATCTCAGGATAAAAAGAAAGCGGCCGATTATAAAAAGGAGCAGAACAAGCGTAAGGCCGCGGCGCGCAGAAAAAAACAGGCCGAGAACCAGGATAAAATAAACAAAAAAATAGCCGATCAAAAAAAACAACCTCTCGTTGGGCATACCGCACTTTACCGCGCGGACCGAATGAGTACGGTTGTTTATTTTTTCGGCGAGGTTAAACCTACCGAAACCGATACGAGTGAGGTTACTTCGATTGGGGTTGATAACGCTGACCCGCGGGCCGGTAAATCGACTCGGACGAGCAAGGAGTTAACTGGAACGTATTTGATTTTCGGTAAGAACCCGGCCGCGGTGTACAAGCAGTTTGCGGACCTGCAAAAACTGCAGCGGTTAGATACTGAGTTTATTATTCGCGGTTTTTCTAATTGGAACCACGTCAAGATTTCTTCAATTGCCAAGACGGTGTCCGGGTTGGCCCGGGAGAACGCATTGGAGCTATCCATTACGTTTACCTATGTTAAGCAGGCCAACATCTTGTATGCCAAGAAGAAAAAGAAAACCAAGAAAAAAGGTGCTACTAAGAGCACCAAGAAGAAAGGGTCCGATAAGGGCAAGTACCGTAGCCATACCGTCAAGTCCGGCGATACGTACTGGGGACTGGCTCGGAAATACCATACAACGGTGGCTACATTGACCAAACTCAACGGGTCCCGGTTCAAAACGATGTTTCCGGGGCACAAGCTAAAAATTCCGAAGTAGGAGGGGAAGAGGATGCCTAAACGCGACAGCATTGAGTTTGATTTGAATAACTTGCCAGACACGATCGAAGTCGAGTTTGAAAACGGTGTGTTCGACCTTACCTTGCAACGGAATAAATTATCAGGCCAACTCACGATCGATATTGTTTCGGTTGACGACGACAGCCGCGCCATCTACGGGGAACCCATTACGTATGGCGTTCCGTTGTGGTACTGGTGCTCCTATGACTGGATTCCCGTTGAGCGGTTGATCCCGTTTGACGAAGCCGGATTAGAGTCTACCGTAACGCTCAGTAAACTTCAAAATAGTGTCTTCATCTTAGATGACGATAGCATTTGGGAGAGTGGTGACAACGATGGGGCTTAGTATTACTAATCCAGGCGGTAAGACCTGGTATGGGGCCAAGATTGAAGTCATCGTGTATGCCAAGAGTGGTACTTATCGTTTTACCAATTTCCATCCTAAAGGCTACGGGGTAAGTATAACCGGAGAAATTAGTGGAGGTGACGGGGGTTCCCCGGCCACCAATACGATTACTCTGGCCAACTTATCTAAGGCTCACGAGGCCGTCTTTAAAACTAGGCTGCATATCGTTGTGAAGGCCGGCGGCTACGATATCTTCGGTATTATCGCAGCTGGAAACATCACCAAAATTTCCCCGGTCGCACGTGACGGTGAAGACCGTACCATTTCAGTGACTTTCGTGGCCGGTAAAGATTATGCCAAAAATAAGAAGGTCTACAACCCATATTCCGGGAGCAAGGCGGTCAAGCATTCTTATAAGACGTCCAGTGGTCGAACGATTACTTGGACGACGTCGAAGAAGAAACTTATGGCCATCAAGTTTAAACGTAACACCAAGGCTAAGACAATTATTAAGCGAATTAGTCGTGAGGCCGGTATTCCAATTGCCGTGCTGCACCTTAAGAAGAATAAGGTGTACAAACATGGCTACTCGTTAACCAAAAAGCCAGAATCGGCCATTAAGGCCATTGTTAAGGATTGTGGTAGTCGCTTCCAGTATCGAATGGACGATATCGTGATCGACTACGAGGAGAAGCCCAAGCTATACCAAACGCACCTTTATTTCACACTGAAGGATGGCTTGGTCAATATGCCTACGATCAACAAAGAAGACGGCAAGAAAGTTACTTGGACGATTGTAACCTATCTCAATCCCCTGGTGGCCAATGGTTCCGTTTTTTACGTGGCCGAGAATATCAAATCACTAGTGCGGGTAAAGAATTACACGCATTCCTTAGATGACATGCAAACGACTTGTGAAGTGGAGGTGGTCTAGTGAGCCAGGATAGAAATGATGCACTAAAGCTGATTGTCGATGAACTCATGCCTTACTTTCAGGCCGGAGTTAGTGTCCACTTAAAATGCCGGGTCGTTAGCATTGAATGGGGATCGCCAATGTATGCCGACGTACAACCAATTGCCGAGCAATCTGACGGAACAACCAGGGCAATGATTGGCGACTGTTTGGTGTCTGCCGCGGCCGCAGAGTATTTGAAGGATGGGAAGCCAACCAAACTTAAACGCGGTGATATTGTGGAAGTTTCCTTTGATGATCGTGACCAGGATAATTTTACCGGTTCCGGAGAGTATAGCCTGGCTAGTCGGCGAATGCATAGTGTCAATGACGGGACCGTTGTGGGGGTGATTAGGTGAGTCAAGATTTACAGGTCGATGAAACAAACGACATCCAATTGGATCCGGATACTGGCGATTTCATTATGACCGATGATTCTGATCTAACCGAGGCAACTCGGATAGCCCTGGGTACCAATGCGGGCGAATTGGAATGGAATACCGGCTTTGGCCTAGATCACTTAAACCTGCTATCTATGATTGACGACGAACCAGCCATGGAGGCCGAAATCAGCGATTATCTGGAGGCCCAGTTTGATAACTTTGTGAGTGCCGAGATTACTAGTGTGACGCGTAAGCAACGAGTAGCCACGATTAGTCTGAAGGTAATTTATTCTGATGACAACGGTAATGAGACGACGGCCGAAACAGAAACGGAGGTGGAGACCAATGGGAATGAGTGATGACAAAACCGGGTTTGATAAGCTTGAACTCGATGATGTCCGAGAACTGACCGACCAAGGTTTTAAAGACCACTTTGGCGAAGATGCACCAGTCGACGACGCGCATCATATGGGTCAATTATCTGGCGTGATGGCCGCCCGAGGTGAGGACGTTGAAGAGCTGGCCCAAACCGTCAGAAATGCTAATTCCATTCTTCGTGGACGTAATCAGGACTTGGATATCTTAGGGGCCGATGAAGCCGTTAATCGAAAGCCTGCAACCTCCGCCACCGTTTATCTGCAAATCGACGCCGATGTGGGGACCATTATCCCGGCTGGTACGGAGTATAGCACTGGCGAAGAGGTCATCTTTAATACGCTAGATGATGTTGCAGTCGGTGAGGTGGCCACTATTAAAGGGGACGATGGGAAAGATGTTCCTCTGACCGATGACGACGGTAATGAACTTGGCCGGGTAACGGTTCAGGCGCAGGCCGATGAACCAGGATCAACGGGCAACGTCGGGGCCAACACCATTACTGGTGAAGAGAGTAGCGACGGCATCGAAGGCGTCATGCGAGTAACCAATCCTGAGCCTTCCTCCGGTGGGGCCGATATTGAGTCCGAAGTTGATTATCGGGCCCGGCTGATGACTAATCACCTAGCTAAATCAGACTCCACGGAAGATGGTATGACGGCCAAGGTCGACAACGTCGCCGGCGTAATCCAGTGTAAGGTGACTGCTAACAACGAACTTACTACTGACGCGGCTGGCAATCCACCGAAAACAACTCACTTCTATGTAATCGGTGGGGCCGACCAAGATGTGGCCGATGCCATTTTTCACTCGATTGCATTACCCGGGCATACCTATGGCGAGGTCTCCAAGACGGTTCTTAACCATAGCGGCCAAGAACGGACCGTTTATTTCTCGCGGGCCAAGCTACAAACCGTGTACGTTCAAATTCACATTAAAACGGATGACGGTTATGACAGTGATAACGGTATTGCCAACTTAAAGAATCAGGTTTTAGCTTATGACCACACCTTAACTATGGGTGACTCGCTACTTTACTCGAAACTATTTGAATATCTCTGGCAAGTTAGTGGAATCACCAGTATCGGCCTAACTGTAGGGACTGATAAGACCAAACTAGCGCTTGGTAACGTGACCGTGGACGAATACTCACTGGCCTACATTACGTCTGACGATATCGAGGTGATCCTTGATGACTGATGACCAATGGCAAGACCTATGGGAAGATCTTCAGGTCGACGATGATACGCTTCGTCAGAAGGTGATGAACGCCTTACCGGGCATGATGAATCAAAATCCGGATAGTACCAATCAAGCGGTTCTAGAGATTATCGCTGATGAGGTTGTACGTGAGGTGGATCGATTCCGGACAATCTGGAAGGAATATTTACTGGATAACCAGAGCGGTACCGTCCTTGATGCGACAGCGGCAGACTGGGGCATTAGTCGGATTGACAATGATGACGACTTCCTTCGGTTCCAGATTCGGTTGTCCCGGATGCTGGCTCGAATGGGGGTCACGGAGAACGACATCATTGACCTGATTGCCTACATCTTACAGGCGGACCCGACCGAGTTCGATGTAATCACTGATCCGGAACAGCTGGGCGGGGATCCGGAGGCGGTGCGATTCACCAACATTCCGAATCGCTATAGTAAGTCTGCTCGTAAAAAGAACCTTCTGGTTAAAGCACTAGAGTCAGCCGTTATGCCAGAAGTAAAAATTGTCAGCGTTGACTTTCAAGCTGTCGCTACCCAGACGCTATACGTGGCCACAGTCACTAAAAAGGAGCGTTCTCACTTTGCTGTTATGGATAGCATGAGAGACCGCGCACACACTACGGATGATAATACGACCGTGGCCACAGTCACTCAGCGGCAGCGGCTTCACCAAGTCTCTAAGGAGGGATAAAAGTGCAATTTGATACTACCTATTTGACCGAAGCTGGTCGATCACTGGCAACAGGCACACTTGGGGGCTTGGATAAAATCCAGTTCACCCGAGCAGTGGCCTCAAGCCATGATTACTCAGCTACTCCGGTCAACGATTTAAAAAAGCTCACATCAATTGAAGATGTGCAACAAACGGTCGATTACTCACGAATCATTAAGAAGGATGACACTACCTTGACTATGCGGGTAGACTTTCCGTCTAAAGATGTAACAACGGCATACAGTCTCTATACAGTCGGCTTTTATGCACGACCAGAAAACGGGGATGAAATTCTGTATGGAGTACTGCCGAGCTCTCTACCAGACTACATTGTTGCATATGACGGCAAGTCCAACTTAAATGATTCATTCCAGACTGATACAACGGTTAGTGATGCCGATAATGTTTTGATTACTGTCAGTCAGGCTGGGTCGCTTAATGAAGCCGACCTTGATGCAATCTTTGCATCAAAACACATTGCAACGGTTGAAGACATCAAGGATAACTTGCCGGATGACATCGCCAAGACCAGCGAGGACAATACCTTCACGGGCACCAACACCTTTGAGAAGGACCCGGTGGATGCCGCGGGTGATCCGTATGTAACGGGTGCCGGAGCAATTGCAGCAGCCCAAGGCCACTTTGCTCAGGCGAGCGAATCTGGCGGAGTAACGATTGACGGCGTTGAACTGGGAGTAGACACCGCCGGAAAGCTCAAGTATGGCGATGATTTAGTACTGATGGCGAATAAGCCGCAGGCACCAGGTTTCACCGTCGAAATGGACTTTTCCGTTGGTCAGCCACAATGGACGGTCACACTGCCTAAGATTGATGGTGGGGCCTCGATCGTGTCTTCAACCGTGCAGTACCGTAAGAGCGGCGACACCGATTGGACCAGCATTCAATCTGCAGTATCCACGCTGACGGGCCATGTAACCGGGCTCACAGGCAACTCGGAGTATGAATTCCAAGCCTTCGTCACCAACTATGCCGGCGACAGCCCCTACTCAGAAGTGATGACCGTGAAGACCATGGATGACCGATTTTTCGGCGCGTCTTGGGACATGAGTAGTGATCCGAAGCTAACCCGTACAGATGCCGCGGTCGGCTTGGTAGCAGGGATTAACGGAGCTCAGAACGACTTTGACACAGTTGGCCCTTGGGCAAAGATGGACAAGACTATCACGGACGATAAGGGCAACTCTTTCGTCCGAATTCCTAAGCTGTATATCAAGAAAACTCAGACCGATAAGCTAGCGACCTGGCAAGTATCCTTGAGCAAAATCGATGATTCCTGGTATCTGCCAAAGTGTTTCTGGGACTTCACTAATCAAAAAGAGTTGGATTACGTGGACGTGGGTCGTTATGAAGGAACAATCAGTAGCGGCAAGCTACAATCTAAGAGTGGAGTAATGGCAACGGTTTCTCAATCGATTGGAACGTTCAGAACGGATGCTAAAGCCAACGGGACTGGGTATCAGTTGCTAGATGTTCATGTGATTGATGTTTGGCAAGTGCTATTTGTCATTGAGTTTGCAACTATTAATTCTCAGAGTATCATGAACGGAATTTCTAGTGGGTCACAAGTGACAAACGGCTCTGGAACCAATCATGCTGGTTCTTCTGGATTCCTGTCTCCAACGGGTGCAATGGATTATCGTGGGATTGAGAACCTGTATGGAAACATTTTTCAGTTTGCCGATGGCGTTAATATGGCCTCAACAAAGCCATGGGTATGTGATGATTCGTCTAAGTATCAATCAGATCTATTTGCCGCCCCTTATACTAGTTTGAACTATTCGGTAGCAGCAACAGGGTACTCTGAACAAATGGGATTAGACACCAATCATCCTTTTGCCCAGTTTGCGACGAAAACAGGGGGCAGTGAGTCCACCTATTACTCAGATTACAACTATACCCCAAGTGGTAACTGTGTAGCTCTTTACGGCGGCGACTGGAACAGGTCCGGCGGCGATGGCGTTTTCTGCTGGCATCTGTACGAGTCGTCTTCGGGCTTGTTTTCTGACTTCGGGTCGCGTCTCGTTAAAAAGGCTTTGGCTTAAGGAGGACCGGGGGAGTTCTCCCCCGGGAACTTTTGGGGATTTGTGGTGCGCGGCAACTGGAACAATTCCGGCAACGATGGCGTTTTCTACTGGCATCTGAACGAGTCGTCTTCGAACTTGAATTCTGACATCGGGTCGCGTCTCCTTATTTGATGAATGAAATTGCACTGCATCTTCCCTGCCACTTGGCAAAAATTAGGCTGCTCAAAGCAGGAGCTAGTAGGATATCTCGAAAGTTCTTGAAGCTAATAAGGAAAACAAATTGCATAAATGCACATTTTGAAAAGAAAGGAGGAGCCTAATGAAGCGATATGGAAACTTGTTCGATAAAATTGTGAGTTCAGACAATCTGGGGCTTGCAATTGAAGAGGCCTCTAAGGGAAAACGCACCCGTAAGGGTGTTTCCCGTGTTCTGGATAACAAAGATTTCTACGTCATGCAGTTGCATGACATGCTAGTAGACCATGAGTACGTGCCTAACCATGTGGTTCGGCGCGTTATCCGTGACAAGGTGAAAACACGAACAATTGCTAAGCCACAGTTCTACCCGGACCAGGTAATTCAGTGGGCAACGATGCTAGTGCTACAGCCCATTTTTCTTAAAGGCATGTATGAGTACAGTGTGGGCTCAATCCCTCATCGCGGCACTTCGATGGGCCAGAAGGCGGTTAAAAAGTGGTTGCAAAATGACCCGAAAAATACGAAGTACTGCTTAAAAATGGATGTGCATAAGTTTTACCCATCCATCAACACTTCTGTGCTAAAGTCCAAGTTCCGTCGGAAAATCAAAGACCAGGATATCCTTTGGCTGCTTGATACACTTGTAGACCAGTTCGATAAAGGCCTACCAATCGGATTTTACTCCAGTCAGTGGTTTGCCAACTTTTTCCTGCAGGACCTAGACCACTACATCAAAGACAATTTGCAAATTCCATACCTAGTGCGAAACATCGATGACTTAGTGCTGTTAGGGCCAAACAAGAAGAAGTTACACAAAGCGGAGCGAGCGATATCTAGCTACCTGGCTGCTGAAGACTTAGAAGTAAAGCCCAACTGGCAGGTCTTCAAGGTTAATTCACGTCCGATTGATTTTTTGGGAATGCGCCTTTACCGGGGCCACACGACTTTGCGGCGCCGTAACGCGTTAAAAATCAAGCGAAGAATGGCTAAGATTTCCAAGAAAGCAACGCTAAACCGTTTTGACGCGGCGAGCGTTATAGCTTACTGGGGCTGGCTAAAGCACACCAACTCATACGGCTTCTATCATAAGTACGTGAAACCCAACTGTTCGATCAAAAAAGCAAAGGGGATTGTCAAACATGAAAACAATTTACGCAACCGCACCGACTGATAAGCCGGCCGGCTATGCCGTGTATGCCTTAGATCCGGTGCCCTACGGGGCGGACAAATATATCGGTTGGAAGATGGTCAAGATGAAGCAAACACTGGCCCTAGATGATAATGGCAAACAAATCATAGGCTCGGACGGCAAGCCACAAATGTTGTGTGTGGATGATCCAGACGCCGAAGTAACTTATGACCCGCACACCCAGGTGCTTAAACAGGTTGACCAGCAGGGTGAGCAAATTGAGCAACAGACGAAAAACATTGAGTCATTGCAAACTGAAAATAAAAGCCTTAAGTCAGCCAATGAGTTAACGCAGCAAGGGCTGATGGAAGCCGTCGATTACTTGTCTTCAAAACTAACACCGGCTAGCACCACGACCGACACCGGCTCAGCTGCAACAAGTACAGCAGCCCCAGCTAGTTCGGCAGCGAGTGAATCCTAGGAGGTGATGGCAATGGAATATTCTGCATTGGCACAGATTTACGCGCAAGCAATTATTGATGGCACACGGACTATTGAAGCCGTACCAGTCCCGTTTCGGTCTGATACCCAAGCCGTTTTGACGCAGTTACAATCAAACAAATAAGGAGATAATAAACTATGTTAAATTTCAAATTTTCAGCTTTAGCTGCTATCTATGCCGCAAACGTTTTGGACGGTGGTCGAACTATTGAAGAAGTCCCAGCCTACTTGCAGGACGATGTGAAGAATGTCCTTGGATCCGCAAAAAACTCTACCAGCATCTATTCATCTACTACGCCTGTGGCCTAGGATTGATGATTGGTGCTTTTTTGATGGGATTTTTTGTGGGAAAGGGGTGAAGTAATTGCATCGTATTAAAGATGGCCCGGTTCAACGGGCCTTTTCGCATTGGAATCATTTTTGTTTTGGCTTATTTTCAATGATAGGCGGCTTGTATATTTGGTTTCATCAAGGCTATTTAGATGATCCACGGGTGACACCACCGCCACCACCTTCACCGGCTGAACATGCAATCTTTGCCTTTGCTGACGACTGGTGGTTTTCATTGTGGTTAATTATCTGTGGTCTCGCTATTCTGGTTGGCGTCTTTCACAACCGGCGGTTGTTACGTGATGGTGGCCTAGTCGCCCTATCACCGGCAATGGGGGCCTTATCAGTGGCTTTTATTGTTCGGGGCTTGTTTGATGTGCGGTTTAACCTAACGTGGGTATTCGCCTTACTCATGCTGTTCTTGCTAGTCGGTACGT belongs to Levilactobacillus yonginensis and includes:
- a CDS encoding phage baseplate plug protein: MPKRDSIEFDLNNLPDTIEVEFENGVFDLTLQRNKLSGQLTIDIVSVDDDSRAIYGEPITYGVPLWYWCSYDWIPVERLIPFDEAGLESTVTLSKLQNSVFILDDDSIWESGDNDGA
- a CDS encoding phage tail tip lysozyme; amino-acid sequence: MACEIRREDVGIGFNIDYQELEKLDTTIDKVVDKIATLGHKFEPINKQVTNFGRTFVDAIDKDIGANNRLADSNKEVSTTMQNNSRVATTFRDKIANINTVTDSYTSSQTRHYHEVGAALDQVNVHANKVGNTLRDLPKETTTKVAFDTNGVKTGAAEVQTQTRKVGGEMDKTAKKSRRLHDIIMGTFVGSAISNGVMALTNGLHEAAKAGMEYNKEQDTMKTVWKSLTTEAPKDGTGLVKYINSMSQHSIYAADALNKMAQSFYHVHSNEKETKNWTNDFIALGSTLHMSNDALAESGEQFAKIVAGGKASSEDMSVMINRFPMFGEALQKATGKSMKQLYAMSAAGKLSAKQFTETLTYLGKKYQGGTKEAMTSFMGMSMYLKSRFNTLAGDVMKTSFNMDKTTAKSMRDLLKDDMMKKYAKGISSALGVVTGAAVDAIQYLDKHKDTIVDIFGNIGDIAGIFGKEVWTDAVTILNDIGGAFGLVDKNGKAAKDPLDRLDALLKGIDKHKEGIKIAARAMVGFFAVKKASEFLKMLKEINTQLKISTVLDSAGSIGGSKVTESKSGKALGAVANNSWVLNGGLSSKRTKMIAAEDAPKIGSRLERYSMSGKASRLVAGVGAKIADSKAGTLLRGSKVGSLLKGTKALGSKIPYLDVALAGTSLIGMNKKNAGGKIGNFGGSLAGMEGGAAVGASLGSFLPGPGNVIGGVIGGTVGGIGGSKIGKFIGKSVQGALPGVKRTLSRMFGRLGKWVGSKLGTVFRVGGKIAKGSAKLLAAPFVFAVGLGTKAFNKLKKPVSRVLDWIGKQWSNFSKKVGKYWSKITAPIGRAWSKVATKTKKIWNGISDWLGQYFSKTGKWIGQTWDGIAHLFSKPLHFISDEFHSIFSGIKSFVGGIFDWISKKVGSLLGGLKKFGQGVGKVIKGIASWAGDVYNTGESTLSGKGHAAGGPIRNNGLAMVNEAGREIAYNSHKGTWRFLGNGPTITKLMAGEHVLNARDTAKITHGGLGTGKVLPGYAKGTTTLGKGSKTTVNVAGVNDATLKNNEYKTKRSADKIGADIAKGYSKGTKGAQSKLTTFGKKSGRSFRSITSNTNKQTDLIRKQTIADFDELQKKSDKQIVQMKKSMAKTMSDIHAGMNSETKAMVSDFGDIMGKLAGLAHKAMSGAITSLNGGFSGIDSALSQFGGNSSVLKPIHYAEGSKGPIDSDQLAVLNDATSGPRQELVARGGQLLKPMGNNVAVHLKKGDEVFNGSQVDRARPYLPHFKKGTGSSDSKLRSLASANAGAPDKAFNTEFTVNVKANGSTLQKGVTNTANAGAKTVGVPWENAMWGYIESLISSGGGVGGGPVLHSPGAGWMKTSGFGNRGAVGGGFSSHDGNDFSGSKTVHAMQDAVVTGAGGAPSGWGGGNGIGEYISTKGGNLSLIYQELNGKSNSGATLLVHKGDHVKRGQEIAKLGPSGTHVHVGASTEGLWSHGGGSTRGWLDVTKLNGNFGNKEGKAKKNTKISKAMTSLVKSQLGSTAIKWIKKNLQESDDVGSFGLSGSIASRARTLAAAIKKIYGSATNAGIAAVLGNWEFESGLNPGAINPGGGASGLGQWLGGRKSALISYARKHGGNWKNAGTQLAFALHGDGSDSNVLKSVLRGSGSIAALANKFSSQWERGGYNAQHVAGARKIEAALHNDGGWSKSGKLNVFGEKDREVAINPKKASADGLIQSAIKARAGVDGSGLAGTLSRAMSNRPAAERIPQAKANGTSSRNVTIKMTNNITVQGGDGQNVDKQIISAMQTVIGKIRRAIGTDQGEGSMII
- a CDS encoding LysM peptidoglycan-binding domain-containing protein: MVKKVKLDITLQRNVSSIVKAELNRYIKTGHKAVSPPLFITPPADLSDKSLDSHVKSSSQAVKTDASKIAAVKKTIAAQKGIIDKTDNYLSKQNGYKTRKAAYDHVTGQITAFEKKLAKAKTAKDKKSIQGQIASKKKDQKAAFSDLRKVTSSKTYQAQLTKQSKARSKLKGTKNKLDSLNLKKSQDKKKAADYKKEQNKRKAAARRKKQAENQDKINKKIADQKKQPLVGHTALYRADRMSTVVYFFGEVKPTETDTSEVTSIGVDNADPRAGKSTRTSKELTGTYLIFGKNPAAVYKQFADLQKLQRLDTEFIIRGFSNWNHVKISSIAKTVSGLARENALELSITFTYVKQANILYAKKKKKTKKKGATKSTKKKGSDKGKYRSHTVKSGDTYWGLARKYHTTVATLTKLNGSRFKTMFPGHKLKIPK